From the genome of Glycine soja cultivar W05 chromosome 14, ASM419377v2, whole genome shotgun sequence:
ttttaaatctttatcttatctcctatctttatttatctattattttatttttcttatcttttgctTGTAAATTGGATTTGGATTAAGTACAAACAAATCCCGATGGATTTGACACTCGAACTTTCGAGTATTTTACTACTGACAAATTTGGTTGGTGCACTATGAGTTAACAATTTGTCACCATATCACACTTCTGAGTACCAATTTGACTATTTATTCAATCTTAATTGGTAAATAAAATAGGACAAAGTGATGAGATCTTAAAACAATGAATTATCATGTTGACTAAACTAGCCTTTCttaaaaaattttttttttaatttaattaggtatatcatccttttcaatttttaacaaCCATACTTTAATCTTAtcctcttttaaattttatttttaaaaaatacaagagagtactatatatatatcaaatatgaattttaaaaccaaattcAATTGACTTGCAGAAAGAGAAGGCTTTCCCGCTATGTCACACTCACACCTCAAAAGCTTGTCTTCTATCTGCTCCAGTTCCATGGAATTGGAGATTGGAGCCACTCATTCAGATCAGACACTTGGTACATAtcctatataataatatttacctTTTCATTTGTATATTACTGTATTCTTATTTAGGCTACATTTGTTTCTTAGAAGGCTAATGACTGACACCATTAGTCCTACTTGTTTGTGAATTGTGATCTTAATTTGCTTATGCCTACACCAGAGCCTTGGTTTCAGTCTGATACATCTACTGGGTACCTTCAAGATGCCATTGCAGGCAGGGGCATTTGGTGCAAGGAACAAAATTTATCTTCCTGCTCTACGGATGGAAAGGTTATATTAATTTGCGTAATTGTGTAATTCTTAGCAAAAGTTGTAATTGTCAAATTCCTATGACTGAAAATTCATCATTTGGATGATCAGGTAGATGAATTTCCAATATTTTACACAACAGGCCAACCCCTTCATGGTATGTATGCTTTTGTATCTTTTTCAATCTATGTTCGGCAATTCCACAGTCAATTGGTAATTGATCATCAAttgttcttttgatttttgcttTTTCTTAACTGTTTGATGCAAATTCTTTGGCCAAGTGTATGAAGTTTGGTGATGGAGTATGGAGTTTTATCAAGTCATagtaattgaaaaagaaaacatagcATTATGTTAATGTATAACTGATGCATCTCCTCACCACCTTTGTAGATTGTGGCTTTAGACACCAAAAAAGGTTCATCACTACAAACCTATCATCATCGCCACAAGGTGACACACATGAAGCTGCAATCAAACATGATCCTGCTAGGAGTAGCTATGCATATGGTGAGTCAGACAAAAATGATGCTCTAGTTTCATTCATCACATGCTTTtgttgaaacaaaaaatgaacTGTCCTTGATTTAGCATGACCCTTTTCTCTTTATTCCACGACTTACTCATCTTAGTTTGTTTTCAAAGTTATAATGGTTCACTTACATGTCCTTTTTGTTCCTTTTCTCATGGTGTTACCAAGAAGGTCAAAGGAAGAAAGTTGCTTTCCCCTTTAAATTGGTGAAGTCTGGAGGAGTTGAAGGGGAAACAACACTCAAAGATATCAACCACCAAATTCTCAGCACCCCATCAGCATCAAAGCCAATTCCTCATCCTGTGAAAGATTCTGTGACAAATCCATGCAAATTAGTCCGAGGAAGTTTTGGTTTGTCAGGAAAAGAAGTGGCATCCGTTACTAGGATTCACACACGGGGTAGAGGTTCCATTACCATTATTAGGACCAAGGATTAAAAGAGAAGTACCCTCTCATTCATGTGTTACATATGTCAATGTCAGTGCTTTTTGCATAAACTAGAACTCCTTGTGATGCTTTCTTATTAGTTTATACCAAATCTGTTACAATGTAATGACAAAAGGAATTTCTGTTGCAGTATAATAAGTTCCACTTATTATTATTGACTATTCACAATTGAACTAGAAGGTTTTACGGATTTCAACAGGAATGAACAGGGCATTTCAATTTTCACACCATTTGTCTTACGCCAAACATGGAAATCTTCCAAATTCATATATATGCATGGCATGTAAATGAAATTGAGTTTTCAGTTGCTACTCTTTCATAAACTCCAATCAGAGGTCATGCCGTGTTATTAATACATACATTGTAGTTGTGGGTATGGGatcatttacaaaaataaaaacaattgcaTAACGTTAGTTCAAAAAGGTCTAGTTTTAAGTATCCGGGAAGGCAAGTTTTTATTGATGAGaaagaaattgttttttttttttttgtattttcgaTGTAGTAATTACTTTGCAAATAAAAACTTAGcattttgaaatgtttaaaaTCAGTCCTAAAATCTAatgttaacatttttcttttaaaaaaggatGATTCGGTGTAAGAGACTCCCATCTAATGGGATCTAAAAAGGATTGATAAATATTACAACCTAAACCTCCTGAGTGTTCTAAATGGATAAATTTTAAACTCCTTAAATttctggtttaatagtaataacaatAGTAAGTGAAAGTGTCCACTAAAAATGCAATCCCACTACAATAATATAGGCCACTTTTTCAAAGTTTACGTGCATTTTAATGAGAGAGAAATGATTTATaagttgtttgaaaaaaaaaagaagaaaaaagatgttgaggataaatatcaaaataatgaaatgataatATTCACAAAGGAAatgtaaaattgaaaaagatcCTATATATGTAGTAAACGGCATCCACAAGGTTAgtaagacatttttttaaggAGAGAAAAtcgacaaataaaataaaaatagaaaaaatctcAACTAGATTGACACCACCATTACAATGCCTATCTGTTAACAAGAAGTCATTAGTAACAcataaatttataactaataaCTAAGTTTTTTAACATCACAAAAACCAACAGAGTGAGATTAGttctaaaaataaatcttattagaCACTTTGTCTTTTCCAACTCTTGTCTCATCCAAAACCTATGAGAGAATCTTTGAACTTTGAAGGGGTTATTATATGTGTTATCCTAGCACGTACATGCCAAGCGTTGATGCATGAATGATTTTGAGCAAACACGATCCCGAAATCCGCTTCTATGTTTGATTAGAATCATATCTATACCTTATTTTTAGCTCTCTAGTCATTATCATGAAGCAATCATCGACTGTGCTTTGATGTCATAAATCACAATTGGTTACCATGAGAGACTGTTCCCAAAATATCATGAAATGTTCATCACGCGGAAACATATACAATGCAATATTATACggtttttttatcatcaaagaaaatttgttttttttttaacaaacaactttcattatcactAATGCTTCCGGAtgtaaaattgatatttaatcATGGAGAAGGCAATATTGTACAATAAGCAGCCGGCAATTGAGTTGGGTTACAAGCGAGACTTATGCTTATATTTCAATCACTAACCAATAAACTATCGTCAAGATATTGATCTTggcttattttcataatttttttttggtattaaaTTGGAGATCACACatgcacacacaaaaaaaaactgagGAATGCATCTTTAGTGATATAAACGGGCTAAAATGGTCTATCACTGAAAATCCAACAAATTTACAAGCTAATAGGTCTATCACTGAACAAGCTAATAAACTTGTGAGCTAAAATGTTTATCACATTAGAAACAATTCAAGTGTAACAACAAGATAACTTTATTCTGAACTAAGATTTTCTTCCTTGTTCATACGTGCATTGTAGTGTTCATGCACTTGAATGTTGACGTTAACTTCAATTAATACTTGATAAATTGGATTGAAACTTTTCTTTGGGCCAAGGTGTTCTGATCAGAAGATTGGGCCTTAAACCCAATTCAAACACTAAATAGAGTTGGACAATTGCTTCGTGTACCTCCAGATTTGCTTCCTGCATCCCATTCTGGAATGTAATTTACATTTGGATTAGCCATTCTAGAatgtaaaaatttgcattctGGATTACATTCTAGAAAGGCTAATCCAGattgtaaaattacatttcagATTAGGCTTTTTGGAAAGTTAAAGAGGTGCAGGAAACAATTGCCTTAGAGTTGAATGatttttcaaatcaattaaatCCGATCTATGACCCATAACAGAGGTGAAGACAAGAAAAATTTATGAGCTCGTGGTAATGGGTGTTATTTGGAGTATAATGATGAATTTTAAGATGTAATGTGAATGTGTAATGTTGATACTTTATTGCTTATGTCCAAGGCCACGAAGTAGAGGGCCATAGGCAAACAGAGATCATGGCAATGGTGGTTTCTAATGCATGCAAGAAATGAATTGACTCACTAAGCGGTGTGGCTTTGACAATGGATTGTAGACGTTACGATGggattgaaaattgaaaaaaaaagaaagaaaaaaaagtcacaATGTTTAGTGAACATTCTTTATAAGAGAAGTCCAAGTAAGATTTTAAATAGCTCTAGGACTAATtgagaaaagaataaattttaaatgattcaCAAGTATGAGACGATTGTTTGCTCTTGTGTTGCTTTCGCAACCCCCGCTCCCCCTCTACCATTGATTATTGTTTCCATTACTCTCGCCAAAATCAGccataatattaattgtttatatTTGTTAACCTAAAGCAATTACTTATcttctaaaaattaatagataatgTTCCAAATTAGCCTggacaaattttaaattctaagaatttcaaatacttcaattgaaattgttttattttcaaaattttgtgtttggataaaaaaattaaaattatgaggatgaaaaaaaatgaatgaaaaaaaagaaaatatgattggtgtgctagttatacATGTTCCTCTATGCTCACACCCGATCGATATTTTAGGAGCTTACtataagaagaaaatttcaatttctcaccttttagaagaaaattgaaatttcaaatttttagttgtttaaaattctgttttaaaatttcaaaattttaaatttttcatataaaacatccaaacaatgaattctaaactacagaaattcaaattctctgataaattactttcctcagttaaaattctctatctaaACACACTCTAAGAGTAATGATAATGTAACTTGTAGTTTTGTTAGAATTGGTGATCTTTCATGAAAGTCTTCCGATGTCACCAATACTAAGAGTATCACATGCAAAACTGTGACGTTCAAGTCGATAGGGATAAGAGTTAAAAGGTAAGGAGTAGCCTACTTTATGAAGACTGGTATTAACTACTAGTACCtctttggtttttaattttttatgtaatagtACCTCTTTGGCTTTATCCTTAGTGATAAGTGAAATATCTCTGTTGATGACTTcaagttttatatattattatatataaatgtatgAATGGACACAGTAAAATAGACTGCACATGGTTTGGGTTATGAATTAAAGGAAAGTTGAGTTATATGACCACATTTTGGGAACTTAATTTGGGTGAGGGTTTATAACTTGATGTTTTAAAATGATGAATTCTGAGTTAATGACTTTCTTAAAGGTGGGtaagttgaataaaattatgtataaatataTAGTTTCTGGTTGGTGTacttttatgataaaattaaacatgaatttatttcttttaaatataacaaattcttttaaatatCTCTAAATGCAGGgacttttgttataaaaaaatctagtgatttttttatttatttataattctaGTGTAATATTCACCTCTACATTCATGTAAAATGCATGCTTTCCCATCATGCAATACATTGTGTTAGCAAATAACAGAATTTTCTAAACAATATAACAAAATACGgaaaagaaaagttaaaaataatggcATATAATCACTGTATATAGAAGCATGAAAACCATAAAAGAACAATAGAATTAAAGTTAGAACCTGAACCTATTTATACGCAAGTGACTCGACCCGACTATCTATATCATTATAGCATATAAGTTAATGAGTCATTAGTGATTCTTCACGTTTTTTTTAGAGGAGTATTGTTTCTTCACTTTTATGAAGCAACGATAACTTCTTTTTAGAggcgtatttttttttaatattttctctgaaaaaatatatattttttaatcttcgtactatttttttcaactttctaCCTTCACTTGTTtactttgttaattttaaaattatttaattatatcttaaaatttGGAGAAGAGAGAAGGGGTACATAGAGGAAAGGAAAGTGACCTTTCCCCCTATTAGTTAATAgatcaaaatataaaactgtttatttcatattttcatttgatCTATTAACCAAGTTGGTCCATTTCTAATTTTTCACACGAATACCAAGTTGATCTATTAATCAAAATGTAAAAATGTATAATTCTTTTTCtactatatttttatatctGCTTTTTAATTAATGgtgttatagtatttttttaatagtagattaaatcttttttcttttaattgtgacattaatttcatgcgTTGACATTGTGAGAGACAATACATTGTCATTTTATAATGTAaatgtattattaattatatgatttaaataataatatatgaaatttcTTGTGCAAACAcccttatttttcttatttatagtttctttatAGGAATATATTGGGTCTTCCAAACTATAGGTTTACATAGTTTGTTCCTCGTGGATTTGATTTCACTGACATgatatcacattgcatataggcttgagtcttagcataactgtctcatgcgtttgctaattgtttattatgaaattgatgattgaaaagtgtgattgatggttgaaaagtgaactttgaatgataaAGTGGCGGAATTACGTGAGTTAAgtgtaagtaaattttatttgatttatatgatatgtatatctagttgtcttgtttctctattagttaggaatgtgataactcactcccagtGTATTGTTTGTTCTTAGATCAtgtgatcttgaactttgtgttcgaggAGTAGATGACTAGGtaaattgctttaaggaaccttatgCTGAATTACGTCGAGATACAACGTtctaataggatgtgacattgggatataagattttatattaattgtatgaagttaGACGACCTTGTTTAAGCCgagataactttattatttatttggacaagtttgaatatgatgtaaaagaaaatgaatctaaaccttttatccctttgaaaggcttgtatttaaaaatgttttaaaaaaatacttttaattaatatttgaatttttattactttattaatatatatgtgaggggtagagggtgtcatagATAACaccataattaaattaaatccttTTATTATATGTGTACATGGTGTGAATTGTCAAATATACTGTCCATTAATCCAAAATTCATCGCATTGATGTAATATTACCTAACTCCACCCATTCACAAAGAAAGAGTgccaaactttttattttttagaaagtcgattaagcttttgagtgaaaggtaATTATCACACCACTCATATTTTCTTTAGATATAAGTTGTTAAATACTGGCCCGTTATTAATTATAGGAGATCAATATCCAAACGCGTATTCATGAAAATAGCAgttaataaaagttaaataatttatttaattaagaaactaGTAATGAGgggtaaaaagaaaatgaatatcgTACGTGACATATTCCATGAACAAAAGGTGGCAAGCAGCTATTTGCCTAATTGTTATGAATACAAGGTAAAGATCAAGTGGCGAGTTGAATTATGATTATCACCACAAGAAAAACGATGTTGTCTCGTGAAATAAATCAGAGGAGGAACAAccttaatatttatcaaatctTAAATGACATAACAAAAGTGGACGGATACACATATGTTGTTGAAAGCGAAGAGAATGTTTAGGCACGATGCGATTGCGCCATTTGTTCGTGTTAGGCACGTATGTTTGTATTTGTTTGTCATCATTCCCCATTCACGAAGATGATTCATTTTTCAACTCCTTAGAAAACGACCATCATTCATTACAATGTTAGAAGAAGTGCGTGGAAACTGGAAATTCAAATCTTCTTaactcttttttaatatttcgttcttcattttctctcttttcttttggttAAAAGAACTAACGTTGTGGAGATtccctcttcttctttctcactCTCATGCACTTATTTGGCTTATAAGTGCaagaagaagccattgcatTGGAGAGTCTCtctttgtttctctctctctctctctctcaatctGTGTTTGTATGGAAAAGTCAACGGCATGTTTGGTTCGTGCCATTGTGATCCTGTGGTGCTGCTTAAGTAATGTCACATCTGATGCATCGGATCACCGTTACATGAAAGGAGATTTCGTTCCCTTTTATGCCAACAAGGTGGGACCCTTTCACAACCCCAGGTCAGATTTTAAATCTATCTCACTCTCACTTTCAACAATTCATGTTTATGCTTCAGATTTTAGAACATTTCAATcccaacaatttaaaaaaaagtattttttgttgttgttgttgtgttatGATGGGGTTACAATTTTGAGGATGAGATTTCCTCTGGATTTTGGGTGCCTTGCATCTTTCATCCCTTAGTGTTGTTCTGATTTATGTGTAATGAAGATTCAATGACCTCTTCATCTTGTGCTGTGGATTTGGATTTTGGAACCTGTTCAAGACTTTGATCAGTGAAATCTAGTTGTTTGAGTGATGAAAGGGATTAATTCTTCACTGTGGATGAGGAAGAAATAAATGTGGCTCAGAAACTGTGATATTTGTTATGAATACTTTCTATTTCACTGTAGGAAActcaaaaaacaagagatttTAGTTTCCTTTGTTTCAATGTCAAATTCAGAAATTGTAGGCTATGTTCAATGGAAATTTAGAATGAATTCAAGCGATCAGGCTGGCAGAGTTgacctttaaattattttaatataagacTTAATACCTTCATAATCAAGTAATGTTCTAATGCATCCCCTCTGGATTTTTACCTCTACCATTCCATTTCCTTTTATTCAAGTTTGATTATTCTATGGCCTAGAAAGAAAGTGCAATATTTTTTACTGAAAGACTACTAAATCCATTAATCTTAATGCCTGTATATAAGAATGTATATTCGAATAGTCTAATGCGAGTATTAATTTCTAAAGCATAGTTATCATAGGCATAAATTTCATCCTCACAATAAAATGACTTTATTAATTCTTTGTGCTTTCCCGTTTTTCTTCCTTACCACAGTGAGACATACCGATATTTCGATCTTCCCTTTTGCTCACCAGGTTGGTTTGCTAGTAGTAGTACCATTCTGTTTTCTCCTATTTCCTACTAATGTCTTTGGTTTCTCCTATTCCCTTTAACTCCAAAACCTGTTGGCTGCAGCTAATGTGGAAGAAAAGAGGGAAGATCTTGGTGAAGTTTTGAACGGTGATCGATTAGTTGTTGCTCCTTACAAATTGGACTTCCAAATTGACATAGAACCTGAAAGTATCTGCACAAAGAGGCTTACAATAAAAGAGGTTGCTCAATTCAGACATGCTGTCTTGAAGGACTATTTCTACCAAATGTACTATGATGACTTGCCTATTTGGGGTTTCCTAGGAAAATTTGACAGTGAAGACAAGGATGATCAAACTGGGGCCATAGTCCATCTCTTCAAGCATGTCCATTTTGAGATTCTGTACAACAAGGATCGCATCATTGATGTTTTCATTCAAAATGATCCACAAGCAGTTGTGGACCTGACAGAAAATAAGGAAGTAGAAGTGGACTTCACATATTCTGCCACATGGGTTGAAACAGATACTCCATTTGAGAAGAGGCTGGAGAAATACTCACAGACATCCTCACTGTCACATAACTTGGAAATTCATTGGTTTTCTGTCATCAACTCTTGTGCAACTGTTCTCCTCTTGACTGGATTCCTGGCCATAATTCTCATGCGTGTGCTCAAGAATGATTTTGTTAAGTAAGAATCATTCTTACTTACACATCTCAGCAGTGTGTACTTTCATGGATTTAAACCTCTTAATTTGATGAACTTATTGTATCAACCGTTTCAAAACATGACAGGTTTACTCCTGATGAGGAAGCAGTTGATGACCAGGAGGAAAGTGGATGGAAGTATATCCATGGTGATGTGTTCAGGTACCCAAGATTCAAGTCTTTGTTTGCAGCAGCACTTGGAACAGGAACCCAGCTATTTACACTGTGAGTTACCAGCTTAAGTACTTATCTTTTAAAGGTGTTTGCCTTGTATTGTTCAGCTCTTTCTTGACCATGATTATTTGCTCCTTCTTTCAGTACAATCTTCATCTTTATGCTAGCTCTAGTTGGTGTTTTCTATCCATACAATAGGGGAGCTTTGTTTACTGCACTGGTGATCATATATGCACTAACGTCTGGCATTGCGGGCTACTATGCAGCTTCCTTCTACTACATGATTGAAGGAAAAAACTGGGTACAATTACATTATTACTCCATAGGCATTTCTCTGTCTGAGTAGCTAGAGAATTTGATTGAAGTTCTAGCTGAAATTCCTGTTGGATATCAGTATATTGTGTAGTTTACTAGCTTTTAAAAATCCATATGGATCAAACATATTCTTGATTACAAACCGTAAGTATGCTGTCTGTTAGGcagaataataattaaagaacaATGTTTAATTGTTTTGGCCTTTGCTTTAAACAAGTGAAAGTACACTGCAACCTAAATGAAGTACACTTATAGAGGTTTTGATTTGTTACTTGACAGGTTAAAATTTTGTTGTTGACTGGAAGTTTGTTCTCTGGACCTTTGTTTTTCACATTCTGCTTTCTTAATACCGTTGCACTCGCCTATAACGCCACCGCAGCGCTTCCGTTCGGAACAATTGTGGTTATTTTCCTCATATGGACTCTTGTAACCTCACCTTTACTAGTACTGGGTGGGATTGCTGGTAAGAATAGCCAATCAGGGTTTCAAGCTCCTTGCCGCACCAATAAGTATCCTAGGGAGATCCCAAAACTACCTTGGTACCGTACAACTCTTGCTCAAATGGCTATGGCAGGTTTTCTGCCATTCAGTGCCATTTACATTGAACTCTACTACATTTTTGCTAGTGTCTGGGGTCACCAAATTTACACCATATACAGCATTCTGTTTATTGTCTTCATCATCCTCTTGATTGTCACTGCTTTTGTCACTGTGGCATTGACATACTTTCAGCTTGCTACTGAGGACCATGAGTGGTGGTGGAGGTATGTAGACTTTTTACATGG
Proteins encoded in this window:
- the LOC114384186 gene encoding protein XRI1-like; its protein translation is MELEITVEEKFEGMRARVRSAIDGHAKESQFEEREGFPAMSHSHLKSLSSICSSSMELEIGATHSDQTLEPWFQSDTSTGYLQDAIAGRGIWCKEQNLSSCSTDGKVDEFPIFYTTGQPLHDCGFRHQKRFITTNLSSSPQGDTHEAAIKHDPARSSYAYGQRKKVAFPFKLVKSGGVEGETTLKDINHQILSTPSASKPIPHPVKDSVTNPCKLVRGSFGLSGKEVASVTRIHTRGRGSITIIRTKD
- the LOC114385353 gene encoding transmembrane 9 superfamily member 2-like, producing MEKSTACLVRAIVILWCCLSNVTSDASDHRYMKGDFVPFYANKVGPFHNPSETYRYFDLPFCSPANVEEKREDLGEVLNGDRLVVAPYKLDFQIDIEPESICTKRLTIKEVAQFRHAVLKDYFYQMYYDDLPIWGFLGKFDSEDKDDQTGAIVHLFKHVHFEILYNKDRIIDVFIQNDPQAVVDLTENKEVEVDFTYSATWVETDTPFEKRLEKYSQTSSLSHNLEIHWFSVINSCATVLLLTGFLAIILMRVLKNDFVKFTPDEEAVDDQEESGWKYIHGDVFRYPRFKSLFAAALGTGTQLFTLTIFIFMLALVGVFYPYNRGALFTALVIIYALTSGIAGYYAASFYYMIEGKNWVKILLLTGSLFSGPLFFTFCFLNTVALAYNATAALPFGTIVVIFLIWTLVTSPLLVLGGIAGKNSQSGFQAPCRTNKYPREIPKLPWYRTTLAQMAMAGFLPFSAIYIELYYIFASVWGHQIYTIYSILFIVFIILLIVTAFVTVALTYFQLATEDHEWWWRSFLCGGSTGLFIYGYCLYYYYARSDMSGFMQTSFFFGYMACVCYGFFLMLGTVGFRAALIFVRHIYHSIKCE